A part of Thermococcus sp. LS1 genomic DNA contains:
- a CDS encoding glycosyltransferase family 2 protein, whose product MKKLRSSRTNGYIIVTPAKNEEKNLPLLAKSVINQSVKPKLWLIVNDNSTDRTGEIAEELSREFNWIEVLHLKDKVTGYDLRYRYSVVVRKGFRHALKMAMERGTVFGYIGVLDADFILERRFFEKLIDAFHKNNRLGIVSGGGYYIRNGRLVWEGTDPKRPKGSPRLFRRECFREVGGYRRGPSPDTISHYLARFLGWETGQVVDAIAVQLRETEGRFGFLRGYEMLGWSNYKLGAAFTSILARAAFLMLENPVKAYGLIAGYLKAFKAGERRIENGDLRKMIRRDLSFMSNLEKLKRIKTAAREVPVKESGLRG is encoded by the coding sequence GTGAAAAAACTGAGAAGCTCCCGAACAAATGGATACATCATCGTAACTCCCGCAAAAAACGAGGAAAAAAATCTGCCCCTGTTAGCCAAGAGCGTCATCAACCAAAGCGTTAAGCCAAAGCTGTGGCTTATTGTGAATGACAACAGCACGGACAGGACGGGGGAGATAGCGGAAGAGCTCTCAAGAGAGTTCAACTGGATTGAAGTCCTCCACCTCAAGGACAAAGTCACCGGCTATGACCTCAGATACAGGTATTCCGTTGTCGTTAGAAAGGGATTCAGACATGCACTCAAAATGGCCATGGAGCGAGGAACAGTCTTTGGCTACATCGGAGTTCTCGACGCGGACTTCATCCTCGAGAGAAGGTTTTTTGAAAAGCTGATTGACGCGTTCCACAAAAACAACAGACTCGGAATAGTGAGCGGGGGAGGGTACTACATCAGGAACGGCCGCTTGGTATGGGAGGGCACCGACCCAAAGAGACCAAAAGGAAGCCCAAGGCTTTTCAGAAGGGAGTGCTTTAGAGAGGTCGGAGGATACAGAAGGGGCCCGAGTCCGGACACGATATCCCATTACCTCGCGAGGTTCCTTGGATGGGAGACGGGACAGGTAGTGGATGCAATCGCAGTTCAGCTCAGGGAAACAGAGGGCAGATTCGGCTTTTTGAGAGGTTACGAGATGCTCGGGTGGTCAAACTACAAGCTCGGCGCCGCGTTTACCTCTATACTCGCAAGGGCAGCTTTTCTCATGCTGGAGAATCCAGTAAAAGCCTACGGTCTCATAGCTGGATACCTAAAAGCGTTTAAAGCTGGGGAGAGGAGAATTGAGAACGGAGACCTCCGGAAGATGATAAGGCGCGACCTTTCCTTCATGAGCAATCTCGAGAAGCTGAAGAGGATAAAGACCGCCGCGCGAGAGGTCCCCGTTAAGGAGAGTGGCCTCCGTGGATAA
- a CDS encoding alkaline phosphatase family protein, with the protein MGRIVILGIDGLEYNLVEEWNLKHLKQRAYTKTDLSDFKVIVTPPIWASMLTGRKVPEIEEPFVKRQKFIAQETAIAKDVKKPIYVKIGAKILPKNLRRKIGNLLAPNPFEQTYDYLLRTRKYKTIFDYFDKTWTNGVPSYGRNVSNPETKAAMREAIRGNLKPLVEYAMRTYEQDRRALFEALDGNYELIFWYTPFLDEISHFYIRKKLKLMNLYFDVNKLVKEVSEKLDEGDVLYIISDHGMEPIPGDPRGGDHSDHGFFSSNTGELIEKPQDLFKLVVEKAEGRK; encoded by the coding sequence ATGGGAAGGATAGTCATACTCGGGATAGACGGGCTCGAATACAACCTCGTTGAAGAGTGGAATCTCAAGCACCTCAAACAAAGGGCCTATACCAAGACGGATCTTTCAGACTTCAAGGTCATAGTCACTCCTCCAATATGGGCCTCCATGCTCACCGGCAGAAAGGTTCCTGAAATAGAGGAACCCTTCGTCAAGAGGCAGAAGTTCATAGCCCAGGAGACGGCCATTGCGAAGGACGTTAAAAAGCCTATTTATGTTAAAATTGGGGCTAAGATACTGCCGAAGAACCTCAGGCGGAAGATTGGAAACCTGCTGGCTCCCAACCCTTTTGAACAGACCTACGACTACCTGCTCAGGACACGGAAGTATAAGACCATCTTCGACTACTTCGACAAGACCTGGACGAATGGCGTCCCATCCTACGGAAGAAACGTGTCGAATCCGGAGACAAAAGCCGCTATGAGAGAAGCCATAAGGGGGAACCTCAAACCCCTCGTGGAATACGCAATGAGGACTTACGAGCAGGATAGAAGGGCTCTCTTTGAGGCGCTTGATGGGAACTACGAGCTCATTTTCTGGTATACACCCTTCCTCGACGAGATTTCCCACTTCTACATCAGGAAAAAGCTAAAGCTGATGAACCTCTACTTTGATGTGAACAAGCTTGTCAAAGAGGTCTCAGAGAAGCTGGACGAAGGTGATGTGCTCTACATAATTTCTGACCATGGAATGGAGCCAATTCCCGGCGACCCGCGCGGTGGAGACCACTCCGACCACGGCTTTTTCAGCAGCAATACTGGGGAACTTATAGAGAAGCCCCAAGATTTGTTTAAGCTGGTCGTTGAGAAGGCGGAGGGGAGGAAGTGA
- a CDS encoding glycosyltransferase family 2 protein produces the protein MSMSVSVIISTLYKRPREFKECLESIIEQTVHPTEIIVLNGSFDGSWEKVKEEFDDIFKKMRDAGIAVKHIPLPGASLPHARNTGAKLGKGEILLFLDDDVVLERDYIENLIKVYKEYPNAMGVQGFITNRINPNNPLIRFGFLKFLWWLLQRGYYEVDVHKQLPSLFEVLPYRVTRVIRRESFSGTNMSYRREVFKSLEFDEHLKRYAIGEDKDFSYRVHKLFPGSLYQTPHARLVHQEAPAGRLPSKQFETMRQVYHLYLFYKLFEQNARNKTIYVLGRIGDLLLHSILFVTSGFKKEKALKIIYMIEAMWLALSNRNRIKKGEVNFWVNRGN, from the coding sequence ATGTCCATGTCCGTATCAGTTATCATATCAACACTCTACAAACGTCCCAGAGAGTTCAAAGAGTGCCTCGAGTCCATAATTGAACAGACAGTCCACCCTACGGAGATCATCGTCCTCAACGGCAGCTTCGATGGTTCGTGGGAGAAGGTGAAGGAGGAGTTCGATGACATCTTCAAGAAAATGCGAGACGCCGGAATCGCCGTGAAGCATATTCCCCTCCCGGGTGCCAGCCTGCCCCATGCCAGGAACACGGGAGCAAAGCTCGGAAAGGGAGAGATACTCCTCTTCCTCGACGACGACGTCGTTCTTGAGAGAGACTACATAGAGAACCTCATCAAGGTGTATAAGGAATACCCAAACGCCATGGGTGTTCAGGGTTTTATAACCAACAGGATAAACCCAAACAACCCGCTCATCAGGTTCGGTTTTCTGAAGTTCCTCTGGTGGCTCCTCCAGCGCGGCTACTACGAGGTCGATGTTCACAAACAACTCCCCTCACTCTTTGAGGTTCTCCCCTACCGTGTTACCCGGGTGATAAGGCGAGAGAGCTTCAGCGGAACGAACATGTCCTACCGGAGAGAAGTCTTTAAAAGTCTCGAATTCGACGAGCACCTCAAGAGGTACGCAATAGGGGAGGACAAGGACTTCTCATACAGAGTTCACAAGCTCTTTCCGGGTTCGCTCTACCAGACTCCCCACGCAAGGCTGGTGCATCAGGAGGCTCCGGCGGGAAGGCTCCCATCAAAGCAGTTCGAAACCATGAGGCAGGTCTATCATCTCTATCTGTTCTACAAGCTCTTCGAGCAGAACGCTAGAAACAAGACCATCTACGTTCTTGGCAGGATTGGAGACCTCCTGCTTCACTCCATACTCTTCGTGACTTCCGGCTTCAAGAAGGAGAAAGCTCTCAAGATCATCTACATGATCGAAGCCATGTGGCTTGCCCTCTCAAACCGAAACAGGATTAAGAAGGGAGAGGTAAACTTCTGGGTAAACCGGGGGAACTGA
- a CDS encoding sulfotransferase gives MGPLSFLASRTNYTLDLITARLHDFRIEDTIVISGTPRSGSTWLMELLESIPEYKSVFEPFHPSWYPEFRKLGIPYDPYVPTQEDYPKLRAYLEKVFTCRVHARFPYMQYLRLGTIIRRFKASKLVVKFVRANTMLPWIANTFNLRATYFIIRHPCATIASQLATGFFSKITVEQLLNEVNKVPELAENEELVTRLRGINSEIERLAAIWAFENYIPLASKKPYPWYTVIYERLVVNPEGELKAIFGYIGEEVPEGAIKRIKTPSKVTRKTYGRDYIGTLRQLIKWREKLSERQVEDILKVVSWFGMDFYTEEPEPDYDALMKWESSGGR, from the coding sequence ATGGGACCGCTCTCGTTCCTTGCTTCTAGAACCAATTATACCCTCGATTTAATCACCGCGCGCCTACACGATTTTAGAATCGAGGACACCATAGTAATCTCTGGAACTCCCCGTTCTGGCTCCACGTGGCTCATGGAGCTTCTGGAGTCCATTCCAGAATACAAATCCGTCTTCGAGCCATTTCACCCCTCATGGTATCCCGAGTTCAGGAAGCTTGGCATACCCTACGACCCCTACGTTCCCACACAGGAGGACTACCCGAAGCTGAGGGCATATTTGGAGAAGGTTTTTACCTGCCGTGTCCACGCCCGCTTTCCCTACATGCAGTACCTTAGATTGGGGACCATAATCCGCCGTTTCAAGGCATCCAAGCTCGTTGTTAAGTTTGTCAGGGCAAACACAATGCTTCCATGGATAGCAAATACATTCAATCTGCGGGCTACCTACTTCATAATCAGACATCCCTGCGCCACGATAGCCTCCCAGCTCGCCACGGGCTTCTTCTCGAAGATAACCGTAGAGCAGCTCCTGAACGAGGTCAACAAGGTTCCAGAGCTTGCGGAGAATGAGGAGCTTGTCACGCGTCTGAGAGGGATCAATTCCGAGATAGAGCGTCTGGCCGCCATCTGGGCCTTTGAAAACTACATTCCTCTGGCCTCTAAGAAGCCGTATCCATGGTACACTGTGATTTATGAGCGTCTCGTTGTGAATCCGGAGGGGGAGCTGAAGGCAATTTTTGGATACATCGGAGAGGAAGTGCCAGAGGGGGCCATAAAGCGGATAAAAACGCCCAGCAAAGTAACCAGGAAGACCTACGGAAGGGACTACATAGGCACCCTCAGGCAGCTGATAAAGTGGCGCGAAAAACTTAGCGAGAGGCAGGTTGAGGACATCCTGAAGGTAGTCTCGTGGTTTGGCATGGACTTCTACACGGAGGAGCCGGAGCCGGACTACGATGCTCTCATGAAATGGGAATCTTCTGGGGGTAGATGA
- a CDS encoding sulfatase-like hydrolase/transferase: protein MDSSHVIFIMLDTLRKDYGKVIEDSLSQLGFVSYDWAITPAPWTLPAHASIFSGLYPALHGAHETRDKKNFEVRFKGPNSLLQSLDEMGYKTHLLSANMFIRPEFGFSDFYEFYDIYPSRPFSLLSRDEKLYLQKLMSDVNGDTIKVIWRLFHNSKYKLLLKIPPNLILSRLHRYYKMSVQGWPIEKGSRKAVKLIKSFKFDDPTFVFMNLMEVHQPLFVNKSFSYYLNLRERAIDDRTAQEWHKKYYKATRYLERQLNQLFSILKDKGIFDEAFIIVLSDHGELIGERGKILHGTFLYDELLRVPLMIKYPSSWDVEIEKREGYVSLTSLASFLIGLLKGQVHSDGELYSETVFAESYGVSNPIDPSLLSEAEKIRYSELNRYRIAVYHRGFKGVFNIADWRFEEVVSYKGDIEPTEADIKNLKKEVVRFLKMSTSAKIPRIKL, encoded by the coding sequence ATGGATTCATCTCATGTTATTTTTATCATGCTTGATACACTTCGAAAAGATTATGGGAAGGTTATTGAGGATTCTCTATCTCAACTTGGATTTGTTTCTTATGACTGGGCGATAACACCCGCCCCGTGGACACTTCCAGCTCATGCATCAATATTCAGTGGCCTTTATCCTGCGCTTCATGGTGCTCATGAGACTAGAGATAAGAAGAATTTTGAAGTGAGATTTAAAGGTCCAAATTCGTTACTCCAGTCTCTGGATGAAATGGGATATAAAACACACCTTCTGAGTGCTAATATGTTTATTCGGCCCGAGTTTGGATTTTCAGATTTTTATGAATTTTATGATATCTATCCCTCGCGTCCTTTCTCTCTTCTCTCTAGGGATGAAAAGTTATATCTTCAGAAGCTCATGAGTGATGTTAACGGAGATACTATCAAGGTTATCTGGCGTTTATTTCATAACAGCAAATATAAGCTCCTGCTTAAAATTCCTCCAAACTTAATACTATCCCGGCTCCATAGGTACTACAAAATGAGTGTCCAAGGGTGGCCAATAGAGAAAGGTTCTAGAAAGGCTGTTAAATTAATTAAATCTTTTAAATTTGATGACCCGACTTTTGTTTTTATGAATCTTATGGAAGTCCATCAACCTCTATTTGTCAATAAATCTTTTTCATACTATCTGAATCTACGGGAAAGAGCCATAGACGACCGCACTGCTCAGGAGTGGCACAAAAAATACTATAAAGCAACCAGATATCTTGAGAGGCAGCTTAACCAGCTGTTTTCGATTCTAAAGGACAAGGGGATATTTGACGAAGCCTTCATCATCGTGCTCAGTGATCATGGTGAACTCATCGGGGAGCGTGGGAAGATACTCCATGGGACGTTCCTCTATGATGAACTCCTTAGGGTCCCCCTGATGATAAAGTATCCCTCCTCATGGGATGTAGAGATAGAAAAGCGCGAAGGCTACGTAAGCCTGACCTCCTTGGCATCCTTCCTAATAGGGCTTCTCAAGGGTCAAGTTCACTCGGATGGAGAGCTGTACTCAGAGACGGTTTTCGCTGAATCGTACGGTGTGTCAAATCCCATAGATCCTTCCCTACTTTCAGAGGCTGAGAAGATTCGCTACTCAGAACTCAACAGATACCGGATAGCAGTGTATCACAGAGGTTTTAAAGGGGTGTTTAACATCGCTGACTGGAGATTTGAGGAAGTAGTCTCTTACAAGGGCGATATCGAACCTACCGAGGCAGACATTAAGAATCTAAAGAAGGAAGTCGTTAGGTTCCTGAAGATGTCAACCTCTGCAAAGATTCCAAGAATCAAACTCTAA
- a CDS encoding flippase, translating into MDEVNWALQRIARGTGIVFAGTVLSMLLGFLTRALIARSLDRSQYGVFSLTLTILNIGITLALLGFANGLPRELSRYRKNEPQRVPELVSTAFIMVTVTSTILTIIMVLSAPYLSPLFNESLLSSTLRIAALSLPFWALLTILVAISRGFGRVREKFYYQNLLMPLIFLLLTVLALFMGWGLSGIFAAYVLSQAASFLALTLETIKLKILPRRLIFKPKLAKELVLFSFPLMLTGILGYIMNWTDTLMLGYYLNSDVVGLYNAAAPIARLLPIFLNSAGFLYIPIATIFFAQRKLQEMERIYRIMTRWVFLLTFPLFALIFMFPEVTITTFFGSKYAEAALTLQILAAGFMFHTLLGLNGMSLTVIGETNANLIGNFFASVANVVLNVLLIPIYGIEGAATATAVSYIIANIFRTSWLYKKTGIHPFSGSYLKQLLVGIGIIVILKLANVSVSSIWAALGVLLVFFVVYFALILVLRSVEKEDIELLAAVEKKLGINLKWLRKILERFIRV; encoded by the coding sequence TTGGACGAAGTCAACTGGGCACTGCAGAGAATAGCCAGGGGCACAGGGATAGTGTTCGCGGGGACCGTACTCTCGATGCTACTGGGCTTTCTGACGAGGGCTCTGATAGCAAGGTCCCTTGATAGGAGCCAGTATGGAGTGTTCTCACTCACCCTGACGATTCTTAACATAGGCATAACCCTTGCCCTCCTCGGCTTCGCTAACGGCCTCCCGAGGGAGCTCTCCAGATACAGGAAAAACGAGCCGCAGAGGGTTCCTGAACTCGTTTCCACCGCGTTTATAATGGTTACCGTAACCTCAACGATTCTGACAATCATCATGGTGCTTTCAGCACCGTATCTCTCCCCCCTGTTCAACGAGAGCCTTCTTTCATCCACCCTCAGAATAGCGGCGCTTTCCCTGCCATTCTGGGCACTGCTAACGATCCTCGTTGCTATCTCCAGAGGATTTGGAAGGGTAAGGGAGAAGTTCTACTATCAAAATCTACTCATGCCCCTGATTTTCCTTCTCCTCACAGTGCTGGCCCTTTTTATGGGATGGGGCCTCTCTGGAATCTTCGCGGCCTACGTCCTTTCCCAGGCGGCCAGCTTTCTGGCCCTCACCCTCGAGACAATTAAGCTCAAGATTCTACCGCGGAGGCTGATCTTCAAACCGAAGCTGGCAAAGGAGCTCGTCCTGTTCTCGTTCCCCCTCATGCTCACCGGAATCTTGGGTTACATCATGAATTGGACGGACACTCTAATGCTCGGCTATTACCTCAACTCGGACGTGGTCGGACTTTACAACGCAGCCGCACCTATAGCAAGGCTCCTCCCAATATTCCTCAACTCCGCGGGCTTCCTCTATATCCCGATAGCGACGATATTCTTCGCCCAGAGGAAGCTCCAGGAGATGGAGAGAATATATAGGATAATGACGAGATGGGTCTTCCTGCTCACGTTTCCGCTCTTTGCACTCATATTCATGTTCCCAGAGGTCACCATAACAACGTTCTTCGGCTCCAAGTATGCGGAGGCCGCATTAACGCTCCAGATTCTGGCGGCAGGCTTTATGTTCCACACTCTGTTGGGCCTCAACGGAATGAGCCTTACCGTGATCGGGGAGACGAACGCCAACCTCATCGGCAACTTCTTCGCATCAGTCGCCAACGTGGTTCTCAACGTCCTCCTTATACCAATCTATGGAATAGAGGGCGCGGCAACGGCAACTGCCGTTTCGTATATCATCGCGAACATATTCCGCACCTCATGGCTCTACAAGAAGACAGGAATACACCCATTCAGCGGGAGCTACCTCAAGCAACTCCTTGTTGGAATTGGTATTATCGTCATTCTCAAACTCGCCAACGTATCCGTCTCCAGCATATGGGCCGCGCTGGGTGTTCTGCTGGTCTTCTTTGTTGTTTATTTCGCGCTGATACTAGTCCTCAGGAGCGTCGAGAAGGAGGACATCGAGCTCCTAGCAGCGGTAGAGAAAAAGCTTGGAATCAACCTCAAGTGGCTTAGGAAAATATTGGAACGATTCATTAGAGTTTGA
- a CDS encoding sulfite exporter TauE/SafE family protein, translating into MEELIIFVGLGLLVGFLVGLTGVGGGALMTPSLIFLGVEPLIAVGTDLLYATVTRIFGVFFHHRRGRIRYDVSLRLFAGSLPAIALGGLILREINKEILNDYLTLLLGLILVISAVLSLLKGELHVPIKPRWAYVYLLGFIVGLTVQFTSVGAGVIVSFTLMNVARLDPKEVVGVTIVYGLALSTFSFLNYAFLGSVDYHLAAALILGTLPGVYFGTHVNTMADREKLKRAINIIILLIGVFTILNR; encoded by the coding sequence ATGGAGGAGCTGATAATCTTCGTCGGTCTGGGCCTCCTCGTGGGCTTCCTCGTCGGGTTAACCGGCGTAGGTGGGGGAGCTCTAATGACCCCCTCCCTTATCTTCCTCGGCGTGGAGCCGCTTATAGCGGTAGGCACAGACCTGCTCTACGCCACCGTAACGCGGATTTTTGGTGTCTTCTTCCACCACAGGAGGGGCAGGATAAGGTATGACGTATCACTGAGGCTTTTCGCAGGAAGCCTGCCCGCGATAGCCCTTGGTGGACTGATACTCAGGGAGATAAACAAGGAGATCCTCAACGACTACCTCACACTTCTCCTCGGCCTTATTCTGGTCATCAGCGCAGTTCTGAGCCTTCTCAAGGGTGAGCTCCACGTTCCGATAAAGCCGAGGTGGGCTTACGTTTATCTCCTAGGCTTCATCGTTGGACTTACCGTGCAGTTCACCTCCGTCGGAGCTGGCGTCATAGTGAGCTTTACGCTGATGAACGTGGCAAGGCTCGACCCGAAAGAAGTTGTCGGCGTTACGATAGTCTACGGGTTAGCCCTCTCGACCTTCAGCTTCCTCAACTATGCCTTCCTAGGAAGCGTGGATTACCACCTCGCGGCTGCGCTGATCCTCGGTACTCTGCCCGGCGTTTATTTTGGAACTCACGTGAACACGATGGCAGACAGGGAGAAGCTTAAAAGGGCGATAAACATCATAATCCTGCTGATAGGCGTCTTCACCATCCTCAACAGGTGA
- the cysC gene encoding adenylyl-sulfate kinase — MSELRNLEKGFTIWLTGPSGAGKTTLAVKLAKKLREMGYRVEILDGDTIRKTLYPELGFSKEAREMHNRIVIHMAKLLSRNGVIAIVSLISPYRAVREHARKEIGNFIEVYVYAPLEVRIQRDPKGLYAKALRGEIKGLTGYDGVYEEPENPEVKVDSSKMTPEEEVELVIQKARELGYLP, encoded by the coding sequence ATGTCCGAGTTAAGGAACCTAGAGAAGGGCTTTACGATCTGGCTCACGGGGCCGAGCGGTGCCGGAAAGACTACTCTAGCTGTCAAACTTGCCAAGAAACTCAGAGAAATGGGCTACCGCGTGGAAATACTCGACGGCGATACGATAAGGAAGACGCTCTATCCGGAGCTCGGCTTTTCTAAGGAAGCGAGGGAGATGCACAACAGAATCGTCATCCATATGGCCAAGCTCCTCTCAAGAAACGGCGTTATAGCGATAGTCTCGTTGATCTCTCCGTATAGGGCAGTTAGAGAGCACGCAAGGAAGGAGATAGGAAACTTCATAGAGGTCTACGTCTACGCCCCGCTGGAGGTCAGAATACAGCGCGACCCGAAGGGGCTCTATGCAAAAGCCCTGCGCGGCGAGATAAAGGGTCTCACCGGCTACGATGGCGTTTACGAAGAACCCGAGAACCCGGAGGTAAAGGTGGACAGCTCGAAGATGACGCCTGAGGAAGAAGTTGAACTCGTTATTCAGAAGGCCAGGGAGCTTGGGTACCTGCCGTGA
- a CDS encoding alkaline phosphatase family protein: MEFEKKIREGMTETKKVFVIGLDSAPPELLFGRFLDDMPNVRRLLERSIYGPMKTGIPAITIPMWMVMVTGKTAGELGLYGFRHRTGYSYTDYWIAHSKKVKEPTVWDYLGERGKRSIIVGVPPTYPPKPIKGHLVSCFITPDASVDYTYPKELKGEIERLVGEYIFDVPFRKEAKDEVKEGIWEMTEKRFEVIRYLLQEKEWDYFHFVEIGLDRLHHAFWRYFDENHHLYPGKGNKYENVIPDYYKLLDKEIGETLKLIDLDETAVFIVSDHGIKGMHGNFAVNQWLIEEGLLKVRNPEVIHSGKVIRFEQLDVDWKESTAWGWGGYYSRVFLNVLGREKEGRIPLSKFESVRDEVAEMIKSIRGPNGEKWDTKVFYPEDIYPVAKGSKPDIMVYFDNLNWRAAGTLGHPSNYLPENDTGPDDANHSELGVFSMYLPGMDESKHTQLTIYDFAPTVLRLFGIEEPLAGMHGRSIL; encoded by the coding sequence ATGGAGTTTGAGAAGAAGATTAGGGAGGGTATGACGGAGACCAAGAAGGTCTTTGTGATAGGCCTTGACTCGGCCCCGCCGGAGCTCCTCTTCGGGCGCTTTCTTGACGACATGCCCAACGTCAGGAGGCTCCTTGAGCGCTCAATTTACGGCCCCATGAAGACGGGTATCCCGGCGATCACGATCCCCATGTGGATGGTCATGGTCACGGGCAAAACTGCCGGCGAGCTCGGTCTCTACGGCTTCAGGCACAGGACGGGCTACAGCTACACCGACTACTGGATAGCCCACAGCAAGAAAGTCAAGGAGCCGACCGTGTGGGACTACCTCGGCGAGCGCGGGAAGAGGTCGATAATCGTTGGTGTCCCCCCAACATACCCGCCAAAGCCGATAAAGGGCCATCTAGTTAGCTGCTTCATAACACCAGATGCGAGCGTTGATTACACATACCCGAAGGAGCTGAAAGGCGAGATAGAGAGGCTCGTCGGTGAGTACATCTTCGACGTCCCCTTCAGGAAAGAGGCCAAGGACGAGGTCAAGGAAGGCATCTGGGAGATGACGGAGAAGCGCTTCGAGGTTATCCGCTACCTCCTTCAGGAGAAGGAGTGGGACTATTTCCACTTCGTCGAGATAGGCCTCGACAGGCTTCACCACGCCTTCTGGCGTTACTTCGACGAGAACCACCACCTCTACCCTGGGAAGGGAAACAAATACGAGAACGTCATTCCAGACTACTACAAGCTACTGGATAAGGAGATAGGCGAGACGCTCAAGCTCATAGACCTCGACGAGACGGCCGTCTTTATAGTTTCCGACCACGGCATAAAAGGCATGCACGGCAACTTCGCCGTCAACCAGTGGCTCATCGAAGAGGGCCTGCTGAAGGTCAGGAACCCGGAGGTTATCCACAGCGGTAAGGTAATCCGCTTCGAGCAGCTGGACGTGGACTGGAAGGAGAGCACGGCCTGGGGATGGGGCGGCTACTACTCGCGTGTCTTCCTCAACGTCCTCGGAAGGGAGAAGGAGGGCAGAATACCCCTATCAAAGTTCGAAAGCGTCCGCGATGAGGTTGCGGAGATGATAAAGTCCATACGCGGCCCGAACGGCGAGAAGTGGGACACGAAGGTCTTCTACCCTGAGGACATCTACCCCGTCGCAAAGGGAAGCAAGCCTGACATTATGGTCTACTTCGACAACCTCAACTGGAGAGCAGCAGGGACCCTCGGCCACCCGAGCAACTATTTACCTGAGAACGACACCGGGCCTGACGATGCGAACCACTCGGAGCTTGGAGTGTTTTCCATGTACCTGCCGGGCATGGACGAGTCAAAGCACACCCAGCTGACCATCTACGACTTCGCGCCGACGGTGCTCAGGCTCTTTGGAATAGAGGAGCCGCTGGCGGGAATGCATGGGAGGAGTATCCTCTGA
- a CDS encoding DHH family phosphoesterase — protein sequence MHLIVHHWDTDGITSAALLVRALCLEEFTNMTAPIGEFRFDERIWKAIEGAEKLYVMDFNVPGEVEKVNVETLFIDHHTQPRIRNPKVKQINPSLDGEYYPSASLVVSEYFGLWNAWSALGVVGDIGERAFEIPRVNELLDREGLSREEALRLVELMDSNYIAVDREAVEDAVAVLLSQETKELLEYEPWVKRADEIRRTIEEALSSVAERNGFAIVEFESPFNIISKVARRLVWEMGFRGAVVVNKNFHGKAQLYFRVSKEEAERINMAEVIERLRVLGTNAGGKREVLGCVCERDKIEDALKIVEEYLG from the coding sequence GTGCATCTAATAGTTCATCACTGGGACACGGACGGAATAACTTCAGCAGCTTTGCTCGTCAGAGCACTCTGTTTAGAAGAATTCACAAATATGACAGCACCAATAGGCGAGTTCCGCTTCGATGAGAGGATCTGGAAGGCAATAGAAGGGGCTGAAAAGCTCTACGTGATGGACTTCAACGTTCCGGGTGAGGTGGAGAAGGTAAACGTCGAAACACTCTTCATAGACCATCACACGCAGCCGAGGATAAGGAACCCGAAGGTCAAGCAGATTAACCCCTCACTCGACGGTGAATATTATCCATCCGCCTCGCTGGTGGTTTCCGAGTACTTCGGCCTCTGGAACGCCTGGAGCGCCCTTGGCGTAGTCGGCGACATCGGAGAGAGGGCTTTTGAGATTCCTCGCGTTAATGAGCTCCTCGACAGGGAAGGCCTATCACGGGAGGAAGCTTTAAGGCTCGTCGAGCTGATGGACTCGAACTACATAGCCGTGGACAGAGAAGCCGTTGAAGATGCCGTTGCAGTTCTGCTCAGTCAAGAAACTAAAGAGCTCCTTGAATATGAGCCGTGGGTGAAGCGAGCGGATGAGATAAGACGCACAATAGAGGAAGCCCTCTCAAGCGTGGCTGAGAGGAACGGCTTCGCGATAGTCGAGTTCGAGAGTCCGTTTAACATAATCTCCAAGGTTGCACGGAGGCTCGTCTGGGAAATGGGCTTTAGAGGTGCCGTCGTTGTCAATAAGAACTTCCACGGGAAGGCTCAGCTCTACTTCAGGGTCTCGAAGGAGGAAGCCGAAAGGATAAACATGGCAGAAGTCATTGAGAGGCTCCGCGTCCTCGGAACGAATGCCGGGGGCAAGAGGGAAGTCCTCGGTTGCGTATGTGAGAGGGATAAAATCGAAGACGCGCTCAAAATCGTTGAGGAATACCTGGGGTGA